The following are encoded together in the Macadamia integrifolia cultivar HAES 741 chromosome 10, SCU_Mint_v3, whole genome shotgun sequence genome:
- the LOC122091189 gene encoding CASP-like protein 4C1 — translation MRFPPPPASIRNGETPPRMPTAPQFQSTMSIQKLRRFNTLILVFRFASFCFSFASAIFMLTNSHGSHGSPSWRDFEAFRFVLAANAIVALYSFAEMGASIWEILKGTTLFPETVQVWFDFGHDQVFAYLLLSANAAGTALVRTFRGGDTCTTVNTFCVQSYISIGLGYVGFLFLGFSSLLSGFRVVSFIIKGSRFHL, via the exons atgcgATTTCCACCGCCGCCGGCATCCATTAGGAACGGAGAAACGCCGCCTCGAATGCCGACCGCTCCTCAGTTTCAGTCCACCATGTCTATACAGAAGCTTAGACGGTTCAACACACTGATACTAGTCTTCCGCTTTGCTTCCTTTTGCTTCTCCTTCGCTTCTGCCATTTTTATGCTCACTAACTCCCACGGCTCCCACGGTTCCCCTAGCTGGCGCGACTTCGAAGCTTTCAG GTTTGTGCTAGCTGCAAACGCAATTGTGGCCTTGTATTCGTTTGCAGAAATGGGAGCTTCGATTTGGGAGATACTCAAAGGCACCACTTTGTTCCCGGAGACTGTTCAGgtctggtttgattttggtcacGACCAG GTTTTCGCGTACCTTCTATTGTCGGCGAACGCGGCGGGAACGGCGTTGGTTCGGACGTTCAGAGGAGGAGACACGTGTACGACGGTCAACACGTTTTGTGTTCAGTCGTACATTTCAATTGGGCTGGGCTACGTGGGCTTTCTATTTCTAGGATTTTCTTCGTTGCTTTCGGGTTTTCGGGTCGTTTCATTTATCATAAAAGGCTCTCGCTTTCATCTCTag